ATGTTGTTAGATAGGCGCTGTATGGCCTCTACAAAAGTTTTGTTCTCGAATTTCTGAACCGCTTTAATTATGTCGCCACCTTCTCCCAGGGCATGGTCATACCAAACATTGGCCTGATCTTTAATACTTATTGAACCTGTCTTTTGATGGTCAAAACCAAAAAAGTATTCTTTTCCCTTTTTTCCATCATACCGAAGCGCCCCGATACTTTCAAGTTTAAAAAAGTAATCGAGTAAAGAAATTTCAGATTTAATCCTTACAGCCTTTGCGGTTAAAGCTGCATAGTCATTTTTGGTATTCATAATCTTTACATTTAAAGGTATCAATAATTTTGTTACGTGTAATCATTTTGTGTAATAGTTTTTTGTAATATCAAATAGCCAAAAAAAACCGACTATTGATCGGTTACAGCAGATTACAATTAAACGTTCGTTTTTCTGTAATAGTAAATATTGGTTTTGTTATATCCTCAAACATTAAATTCGTGATGTTCACTAAGCGGATTTGTCAGAATATTATCAGTTTTTGATACTTATCAAAAAAAGATACTTATCAAATTTTGATACATTTAAAATTTTCGTTATAATTGCAATGGATTAGGAATAGTCCTAATTGTAAATAGTTTAATGAGATCGGAAAGTATGAATACAAAAAATTTAAAAACGTAAATTATGAAAATCAAGTTTGTTGACGAGTATCTAGGTGTACTTGCAGAAAACAAAAATACTGGGAAGATGAAATATCCTGAAGAAGTTGAATTAGGTTTCAAAAAAAGGATTGCCCAGATTAAGCAGGCAAATGGAACACAAGATTTAAGAGCAATTAAATCTTTGCATTTTGAAAAGCTTAAAGAAAAAAGATATTTAGGCAAATACTCGATTAGAATAAATAAAGCTTTTAGGCTTATATTTTTGATAACCAAAGAGGAACGTCTTGAAGTAATGGAGATTGAAGAGATCAACAATCATTACGGATAATAACTAATCGCTTTGCGATTATTGATACTAACCCGCTATGCATTGGGCATAGCGGATTAACATACTACTAGATATGAACAATCAGGTCTTTAATAATAAAGGTGCTGAAATAGAGATTCAAGCTTTCCACCCCGGAGAGTTTTTATTAGAGGAAATCGAAGAGAGGGAAATCTTAAAAAAAGATCTAGCCCAAGCTTTAGAAATCTTACCTAATAACTTAAGCCTCCTTTTTGCGGGCAAGAGAAACATTTCCGCACAACTCGCACTAAAAATTGGTAAATTTTTGGGAACAAGCGCTGAATACTGGTACGGCATGCAAACAGCTTTTGATTTACATAAAGCTAGATTGGAAGAACAACAAAAAGAATACGCTTAGTAAAGAGTCCACAAAAAAATGGACTCTTTACACATTTAATGTATTACCCATCCTGACTATAACTACTTAGGAATGAATCAAGGACAGCTGCTAAGAAGAAAATTATTTGATAAATATTCCGCAAACCTTCATCTATTGCATGACAACGGGTTATTACCACACTTAGATTTACCTCATAACCAAACTTTTATCTGTCCAGTATGCTTAAATCCATTTTCAGTGGATGACCTAGATACTACAAAGGAAAACCACCTTACCCTCGAAGACGTTCCTCCTAAATCCTTGGGGGGCAAACCAACAATCCTTACTTGTAAGGTATGCAACAATACAGCCGGACAGCAGATTGATGTACAACTTTTCAACAGAATGTTTGATATTGACAAGCACAAGTTCATTCCTGGAAGCAATTTCCACGCAAGATTTTCACAGAATGGACAAACAACCCAAGGCGAGGTAACGGTACATGATGACGGAACCATAAAGGTCAAACAATCCTATAAGCATAACAAAAAAGACAAACTGGACAATTTTGTTAGTGCCATATCGCCCTCAGAAGGAAATCCTTTGATGAACATTGAATTTTATCCGACCAAATTTAGCTTTAAACGGCTTGAGGTAGCACTTTTAAAATCTGCATATCTTCAATGCTTCGAAAAATATGGTTATGCATTTATTACAGATCCGATCTTTGATCAAGTAAGGGGACAAATCAAGAATCCAGATGCTGACATATATCCAACTAAAGCATGGTTTTTAGGCCCGTTCAAAGAAGAAAACGAAGGTTCTCATTTCGTTTCTAATCCCGCGCTAGAATGTGTTATGAGTATTTTTACACTAAAAAGTTTAAGTAAGCGAACTTTTGGTGTGGTTTTGCCTATTAAAGATCCCGAAGCAATCAAAGTGGTAGCAGCCTTTCATGCAAGTATTGCGCTAGATTTAGATCAGACTGCTGAATTTCATCGTTTTGACCACCCGGAAGGTTATATTGCTAACTTGGAAAATATAAAGGAAGTGTTAACCTTTATCGAAAAACTTAAAGCTCAATAAATCAATCTGTTCAATATAAATCAGATTTATTATTACCAAAAGGCAATTTGTGTGTAATCCATATTATTTCTAAACCCTTACATAGCTTAAATTTTATACATCTCACGCAAAGTTATAAAAAAGGAAAATTTGAACAGTGTTTAAAACAGTTGTTCAAATTTTAAAAAAAAGTTTTACCTTTGCTGAGATGAATAACTCGGACATAAAGATTGACAAAAAAGTGAAGGACTCTTCAACTGAAGAAAAGATCCTCATTGCAGCGAGGAAAATTTTTACGCAAAGGGGATACGAAGGTACCAAATTGAGAGATATCGCTGCTGAGGCTGATATCAATTTATCTCTCGTCAATTATTATTTCCGAAGTAAGGAAAAGTTATTTGAACAAATTATGACTGAGAATATTAATAGCTTATTTGACAAAGTTTTTCCAGTCCTAAATGATGAAAAAACGTCTCTGGAAGATAAATTTTCCTTTATTGCAGAGCACTATATTTCCCTTTTATTAGAAAACCCTGATCTTCCTAAGTTTATTGTTAGTGAACTTTTGTCCGGCTCAAATAAGATACCTGCAATTGTTTCAAAGCGTGAAAAAGTATTAAATTCATCCTTCGTTAAACAAATGTTCAGCTTAGTAGAAAAAAACAAAAAAACAGTGCATCCGGTAAATATCTTAATGAATTTATTAGCTTTAATTATTTTTCCATTTCAAGTACAGAATGTTATTTCCCTACTTGGAATTCAAAGAGAAGAATTTATAGAGATTATGGAAGATCGTAAGAAAATGATCCCTATATGGCTTAATGCTATCGTAGCAAGCTAAAATTTTTTTGGCCTAAAATTGAACAACTTTTTAAAACAAGTTTATAATCACACGAATGGAAATTGAACAACTTTTTAAAACAAAAAAACAATTCACCAGTATGCGAAACTATATTTTAATACCACTTATCATTTTAATTACACATTTTAAAGGAGAAGCACAGGAGAAGCTCACTTTGGAGGATTGTTACCAACTTTCAAGAGCAAACTACCCTGCTGTTCAAAAAATGGATCTTATCACTAAGTCTGCGCAATTTACCCTGCAGAATGCAAACAAACGTTACCTTCCTCAGGTATCTTTCTCCGGTCAAGCATCTTATCAGTCACAGACAATAAGCTTTCCGCAAGCCTTAAATGGCATTCCTGGCGCAACGTTACCTACAATCAGCAAAGACCAATATAAAATCCAGGGTGATGTTAGTCAGACTATATTTGATGGGGGGAGCATCCATTATGAAAAAGAGGTGACCAAGGCAAACGCCGAACTTCAAAAGCAGAATGTCGAGGTTAACCTGTACACGTTAAAAGACAGGATCAATAGCATTTTTTTTTCCATCCTTTTAATCGATGCACAATTAAAACAAAACGAGCTTAATAAGGCAAATCTACAAACTCAGGCACAGAAAACACAGGCATCCTATAATAATGGCGTAGCATTCAAAAGCAACGTCGATGAATTAAATGCTGAAGTGTCCGGTACCGATATGAGCAGCATTGAGTATGCAGCAAATAAAACAGCTTATCTAAAAATGCTATCCTTGCTCATTGGTAAAGAGGTGACTTCTTCCCAATACCTTATAATGCCTTCACCCGTTGTGGCTACCAGCGAAATTAAACGCCCGGAATTAAAGGCATACGAGTTGCAAAAGTCAGTTTACGATGCACAGGAAAAACAATTAAGGTCATCCTATCTGCCCCAATTCAGTGCATTTTTTCAGGGCGCTTACGGCAGGCCTACGCTTAATATTATTGAGAACCAATTTGGCTCCTGGTATGTCACCGGCTTGCGCATGAGCTGGTCGCTGAGTAGTCTTTATACCTTGGGTAACCAGAAAAAAATACTGGATCTGAACCGCCGGTCGGTTGATGCTGATCAGCAGACTTTCCTGTTAAATACCAAACTTGATGTGACACAGCAGGATGAACAAGTAAACAAATACACCCTGTTGATCCGCGAAGATGAAAAATCGGTTGCCTTAAGGGAATCGGTTACCAGATCTGCACAGGCGCAACTGGCAAATGGCGTGATCACTACACATGAATATATCCAACAAGTTAATGCAGAGAATGCGGCAAAGGAAAATTTACTTATGCACCGCATTCAGCTATTACAGGCACAATATACCAGAAATACTAAATCAGGAAATTAAAATCAGAAACCAACAGATATGAAACCATTAATATTATTTGTTTCCGCTGCTATACTTTTAAGTTCATGCAGTCATAAAGACGACTTTGACGCTTCAGGTAATTTTGAAGCGGATGAAGTGATCGTTTCTGCTCAGCAGAATGGGCAGTTATTATCTTTTATTGCAGAAGAAGGCAAAATGCTGAAAGCTGGTGATAAAGTAGGTCAGATTGATGTGAAGACCGCTGTGCTTCAAAAAGAACAAACGGAAGCATCCATTGCTGCATTAAAGGAAAAAACCACTAACCCTCAGGATCAGGCTGAACTGGTTAGGAGGCAGCTTGCCGTACAGGAAGCTCAGCTTGATCAACAATTGCGAGAGCGTGAGCGTACCGCTAATCTAGTAAAAGCGGATGCCGCTACCCGTAAACAATTGGATGATGCGAATTCTGCAGTTGATCAGTTACGCAGACAGATCAGCGTAACCCGCCAGCAACTCAAATTAAACACTTCCAATATTTCAACTCAAAACCGTGGTGTGCTAAGCGAGAAAGCGCCATTGGAGAAATCAGCAGCACAATACCAGGAACAGATCAACAAAGGTCAGGTTATTAATCCGCTTACCGGCGTAGTACTGGTTAAATATGCCTTGCCGGGAGAGATAGAGACAATAGGTAAACCGCTTTACAAAATAGCTAACACAGACACACTTACATTAAGGGCTTACGTTACCGGCACACAGTTACCACAGATCAAAAATGGGCAACGTACTACCGTGCGCATCGACCAGGGTGAAAAGAATTATAAAAACTATGAAGGTCAGATCACCTGGATATCCGATAAATCAGAATTTTCTCCAAAAACCATCCAGACAAAAGATGAGCGGGCTAACCTGGTTTACGCCATTAAAGTACGGGTCAAGAATGATGGGTACCTGAAAATCGGTATGTATGGGGAACTGATATTTAAATAACACCAGCACAAGATTAATTATATGGCATCATTCAAACAAAAAATAGCGCGTTATTTATACCCGCTGATTCTTAGACTTGGAAGAAAGGGAAAAAACGGGACAATTCTAAGTAATGAAGGAAATGTACCGCCCAAAAAACCATTCCCTTTGGAACAGATCATATTTAGCAATGGCAGCAAACCCGATTTAATGTCTTATTCAGGAAAAATGATCCTAGTCGTAAATACGGCTTCAAATTGCGGTTATACCGGACAGTATGCCGAGCTGCAGACCTTACATGAAGGATTTAGCCAAAAACTTGTCATCCTAGGCTTTCCTTCCAACGACTTTAAAGAACAGGAAAAAGCAAATGATCAGGAAATTGCTCAGTTCTGCCAGGTGAATTATGGGGTTACTTTTCCTATCCTAAAAAAAGCTGTAGTAGTACCACATAGTGATCAGCATCCAGTGTTCAAATGGCTTACCAGCAGCACACTAAATGGATGGAATGACCACGCACCGGACTGGAACTTTAGCAAATACCTTCTAGATGAGAAAGGAAATCTGATCCACTACTTTGGCCCTTCAGTTTCCCCTTTAGATGATGTTTTTATAAATGCCATTGGTTTAAAGAATAAATGAAATGGCATCAATCGAGTTAAAAAATATCAGCATAACCTATAATAAAGGTGAAGTCAAGGCGGTAAACGATGTTTCTTTTGAGGTGCAACAAGGTGAACTGTTCGGGCTGATTGGACCTGATGGTGCTGGGAAAACTTCAATCTTTCGCATTCTTACGACATTGCTGCTGGCCGATAGCGGATCGGCATCCGTTGAAGGGTCAGATGTAATAAAAGATTATCAGAGTATCCGTAATAAGGTAGGATATATGCCGGGACGCTTTTCCCTATATCAGGATCTGACCGTGCAGGAAAACCTTAATTTTTTCGCCACGCTGTTCGGCACGACCATAGAGGCGAATTATGACCTGATCAAAGATATTTACGATCAGATCAAGCCTTTCAGCAATAGGCGGGCAGGCAAACTCTCCGGAGGTATGAAGCAAAAGCTGGCTTTGTGCTGCGCACTGATCCATAAACCTACAGTGCTATTTCTGGACGAACCAACAACTGGTGTAGACGTAGTTTCCCGTAAAGAGTTCTGGGAAATGCTGGCCAAATTAAAACAGCAAAACATTAGCATCCTGGTATCTACCCCATATATGGATGAAGCCAAACTTTGCGACCGTATTGCGCTGATCCAGGATGGAAAACTGATGTCCGTTGATAAGCCAGAGAATATTGTAAAAAGCTTTCCCAAAGCGTTGTTTGCGGTTAAGGCAAATAACATCTACGCTTTATTGCAGGGCTTAAGGAACGATGCCTTAGTAGAAAGTTGCTATGCGTTCGGAGAATTTATGCACCTGACTTTAGAAAGCGATGAAGGCAACGAGGAAAGCGTGAAAGAGATAGCTGCGCAATACCAGAATGAGGGCTTGGAGATAAAACAAATTACACCAACCATCGAAGATAGTTTTATCCGCATGATGCGGGAACAACAAGGTGATAAAGACATGATTAAACCTCTAGCAGATGAGCGAAAAAGCAATTGAGTGCAAAGAACTGAGCAAACAGTTCGGGGATTTTAAAGCAGTGGACCAAATTACCTTTGATGTTAATCAGGGTGAAATATTCGGGTTTCTGGGCGCAAACGGAGCTGGCAAAACAACTGCGATGCGTATGCTCTGTGGCCTTTCCTACCCTACTTCGGGTGAAGCTCAGGTAGCAGGCTTTGATGTTTATAAGCAGCAGGAGCAGATCAAGAAGAATATTGGCTATATGAGCCAAAAATTCTCACTATATGATAACCTCACGATCCTGGAAAATATTGAGTTTTATGGTGGGGTTTACGGGGTATCAAGGCCTGACATCAAGATCCGTAGCAATGAACTTGTAGCTACCCTGGGACTTGAAAAAGAGGCTAAAAAACTAGTTGGTGAGCTGCCCCTTGGCTGGAAGCAAAAACTGGCATTTTCCGTTGCCATCTTTCATCGCCCTAAAATCGTTTTTCTGGATGAGCCTACCGGTGGGGTTGATCCCATTACCAGGCGGCAATTTTGGGACATGATCTATGCAGCCGCGGCAACAGGAATAACCATATTTGTAACTACCCATTATATGGATGAAGCGGAATACTGCAACCGCATTACTGTAATGGTGGATGGAAAGGTCGAAGCTTTAGACACCCCTACTAAGCTAAAAGCGCAATTTAATACCCATTCCATGGATGACGTTTTTTACCAACTGGCACGACGTGCCAAAAGATCAGGAGATTAAATGAAACAATTACTGGTATTTATAAGAAAAGAATTCTATCATGTATTCCGCGACCGCCGGACACTATTGATCCTATTTGGGATGCCGGTTGCACAGATTCTGCTGTTTGGTTTTGCGCTGAGCAGTGAGGTGAAGAACATCGGGATTACGGTACTGGACAATGCGCACGACATCAATTCCGGTCAGATCGTAAATAAGGTGATTACCAGCAGTTATTTTAAAATGCAGGCACCCGCCCGTAGTTATACCGATATCGAACGTATGTTCAAAGATGGCAGCGTTAAATGCGCTTTGATTTTCCCACCTAATTTTGGTTCCGACCTTTATCATACCGGAAAAGCCCAGGTTCAGATCATAGCTGATGCCGCTGACCCCAATACTGCAACAACCTTAACCAATTATCTAACTGCCATTATAGGAAATTATCAGCAACAATTAAATCCTGGTGCAAAAGTTCCCTACCAAATCATACCCGAAATTCGCCAGCTTTACAATGAAGAACAAAATGGCTCGCTGAACTTCATTCCCGGGGTAATCGCGTTGATTTTCATGATTGTAAGTACTGCCTTAACCTCAGTGGCGGTTGTGCGTGAAAAAGAAATGGGTACCATGGAAATCTTATTGGTATCACCTTTCAAGCCCATCATGGTACTGGTTGCAAAGGCAGTGCCCTACCTTGCCTTGTCCTTGATAAATCTGGTTATTATTTTATTAATGTCGGTCTTTCTGTTGGATGTACAGATCAGAGGTAGCCTTATCCTATTATTCGCAGAAAGTATTTTATTTATTATCACCTGTCTTTCGCTTGGACTATTAATATCTAATGTCACCAATTCCCAGCAAACGGCCATGCTTATCTCCATGATGGGATTGATGCTTCCCACGATGTTGCTTACCGGTTTTATGTTTCCTTTAGAGAATATGCCGTGGATCTTCCAGGCAGTATCCCATATCATACCGTCAAGGTACTATTATATTATTGTAAAAGCAGTTATGTTAAAGGGCCTTGGCTTCAGTTATGTTTGGAAAGAAACACTGATCCTGATCGGAATGACCGGTGCTTTATTAGGGCTCGCTTTAAAAAACTTTAAGATCCGCTTATCATGAAGACTTTAAGATTTATCCTGCAAAAAGAATTCAGGCAAATATCCCGGGACAAGACCATATTAGCCATGATGTTTTTCATGCCTGTCTTTCAGCTTATCATTATGCCCCTGGCGGCTAATTTTGAGGTAAAGAACATCAATGTAGCATATGTTGATCATGATCATAGCAGTTACTCCCAGAAGCTCGTAAATAAGATAGCCTCATCCGGTTATTTCCGGATCATAGATGCGCCTTTATCCTATCAAAGTGGTTTAAATCTGATTGAAGATGGCGCTGCTGATTTAGTGCTGGAAATTCCGTCGGGCTTTGAGCGGAACCTTATCAGGGAAGGCAGTCAGAAAGTGAACCTTTCAGTCGATGCAATTAATGGTACCAAATCAGCTATTGGAGGCGGATACCTACTGGCGGTGATCGCGGACTTTAATACCAGTCTTGATGTAAATATCAAAACACCCAACAGTACAGTAGCTCCTATGCAAACTATTGCTGTAACCAGCAAGAACTGGTTTAACCCGCGTGCCGAATATAAATATTATATGGTGCCGGGCATATTAGTGCTTCTACTAACCCTAATTGGCGGTTTTATAACTGCTCTTAACATTGTACGAGAGAAAGAGATCGGCACCATTGAACAGATCAATGTGACACCTATTAAAAAGTGGGAATTTATTGTAGGTAAATTGGTGCCATTCTGGATAGTGGGCATGATCGTATTTACCCTTGGACTGATCGTCATGTATGTAGTCTATGGCATCTTCCCGGCAGGCAGTTTATTGGTATTATACCTGTTCGCGGCTGTATACCTGATCGCCCTACTCGGTTTGGGACTATTGATTTCCACTTTCGCCGATACGCAGTTACAGGCAATGTTTATCGCATTCTTTTTTATGATGGTCTTTATGCTTATGAGTGGTCTTTTTACCAGTACCGATAGTATGCCTGGATGGGCAAAGCAACTGTCCAACTTCACCCCGGTTACACATTTCATCACAGTTGTCAGGCTGATTGTTCTTAAAGGCAGCGGAATGGCCGATGTTAAATGGGAGTTTCTGTATCTGATTGGATTTGCTATCGCCCTAAATTCTTTGGCAATTTTGAACTACAAAAAGACAAATTAGGTATGAATCGTATTCATTTAATTCACAGTCATATATCTAGGGTGACGCTCGGAATTTTCCTAACGTTTGCTTCACTTGGAGCGAATGCTCAGTATTTGGTAACCAAAGATTCTGTAGCACTTATTCTTAGCAAATCACCTGCCTTTTCCATTTATAAAGACAATTATCTCCTTACAGGAACAGCTTTAAATGAAAAACCTTCTAAATATAATTCAGATGTGAAATTTCAGTTTAGCTTCAAACAAAGACTTTTAAACAAACCGCTGGTCGCGGGAGCCTACTTTTATTTAACCTATACTCAAAAATCATTTTGGGACATTTACCGATCCTCCAGCCCATTTGAGGAAACTAATTATAATCCCGCCCTGCAATTAATCCGTCCGATTTTTAAAAATAATTCATTGAGCGGCGTTTTCTCCTTAAGCCTTGAACATGAATCTAATGGTCGTGACAGTATCAATTCGCGAAGTTGGAATTATGCAGGCTTAACTTACGCGCATATTTTTTCACCCTCTATCACCGGCTCATTAAAAGTTGTTTTACCATTCGCCATTGATGATAATCCGGACATTGCCCGTTATGTCGGTTATTCGGAAGCCCAATTCAGCTGGACAATCAAAAAAGACAAGCTCTTATTCGATGTTTTGGGAAGGAAGGGTTCTAAATGGGATACCAAGGGAAGCCTGATGACTGGATTAAGCTTCAAACCTCGTAAAAATGCAAACCAATATCTAATGCTCCAATGGTGGCAGGGATATGCAGAAAGTCTGATCGATTACAGGATCAGCCGAAGCATGCTACGCTTTGGTATTGTGATCAAACCTACACTCCTTCGATTTTATTAAAATTAATCTGACCAATAACTATAATATGCAAGATATTAAAACATCATTCAATTTTGAAAAGCCTATTGCTGATCTGGTTCATCAAATTGAAAAAATAAACCAGGTTGCCCAAAAGACCGGGATAGATATGTCGGCCACTTTAGATGATCTTAATCAAAAATTGGAGGATACGCGCCACAATATTTATCAAAACCTATCTGGTTGGAATGAGGTGCAAATGAGCCGCCATCCTGAAAGGCCCCAGACTCTTGATTACATCAATATGGTTTTTGAAGACTTCATAGAATTACATGGCGATAGATATGTAAAGGATGACAGGGCAATTATTGGAGGCTTTGCAACCCTTAATGGCCTAACGGTCATGGTTATTGGCCATCAAAAAGGAAGAAATACGAAAGAGCGGCAACATCATAATTTCGGAATGGCTAATCCTGAGGGTTACAGGAAAGCGCTTCGGTTAATGCGTTTGGCAGAAAAATTTAATAAGCCGGTTATTACATTGATCGATACAATGGGAGCCTATCCAGGGATTGAAGCAGAAGAGCGAGGGCAAGGTGAATCTATAGCAAGAAATATTTACGAAATGTCCATTTTGCGAACGCCCATTATATGTGTTGTGATTGGTGAAGGGGCGTCTGGGGGAGCGATAGGGATCGGTATTGGTGACAGGGTATATATGCTTGAGCACTCCTGGTATTCTGTAATCTCGCCAGAATCCTGTTCATCTATTCTATATAGAAGCTGGGATCAGAAAGAAAAGGCAGCTGAAATCCTTAAATTAACTTCTAAAGACATGTTTAATAATAAACTGATTGATGGAGTAATTCCCGAACCTCTGGGGGGTGCGCACCAGGATCACGCTCAAATGGGTCGTACGCTAAAAGAATACCTTATTAGGGACATTGAACACTTAAATACAATCGAAACAGATCTCCTGGTACAACAACGAATTGATAAGTTCTGTGCGATGGGAATAGTAAACGAATAATAATTAACTTAAATAATCAGATATGGTACAAACAGAAGTTTTAATAATTGGCGCAGGTCCAACGGGACTTGCGCTTGCAATATGGTTAACCAAACAAGGCACTAAAGTGCGGATAATCGACAAAAGCAGTGGACCCGGTGAAACCTCTCGTGCCATGGCCGTTCAGGCGCGCACTTTGGAATTTTATCGTCAGATGGACATGGCTGATGAAGTGGTAGCTGCTGGGTATAAAACCCCGGCCATGAATATGTGGGCACGTGGAAAACGTCAGGCCCATATTAAACTGTTGGATGCCGGAGGTGATATTTCTCCATACCCTTTCGTACTTGTTTATCCTCAGGATCGCCACGAAAAGACTCTAGTGGAGCGGCTAAGACTACTTAACGTTGAAGTAGAGCGCCAGACAGAATTTATATCATTCCAGGACAAAGGAGATTATGTCACTGCGGTTTTGAAGCATCAGGATGGCCAGGAAGAAACCTGCGAAGCTAAATATCTTGCAGCTTGTGATGGTGCACGTTCACCCATCCGTCACCAGATCGGCAGTGGGTTTGAAGGCGGTACATATAAACAATTGTTTTATGTTGCAGATGTTACAGCTAGTGGAGTTGATCCAGCAGGAGAAGCTCAATTTGCATTTGATAAGTCGGAATTTGTTTTATTGATGCCTTACACATCAACCAATCAATACCGGATAATCGGTATAGTTCGTGATGAACGTGCAGAGCATCCCGAAAACTTGACATTTGAAGATGTAGGACACGAAGCAATTAATGGACTTCATATTACAATCGATAAGGTAAACTGGTTTTCTACTTATAGGGTTCATCATCGCGTCACAGATAATTTCCGCAGTGGTCGTGCATTTTTACTCGGCGATGCAGCGCACGTACATAGTCCTGCAGGTGGTCAGGGTATGAATACCGGCATCATGGATGCGATTAACCTTGCGTGGAAACTTACAGCCGTTTTGAAAGGACAAGCGCCGGATAGTTTGCTTGACAGTTATGAACAAGAACGTCAGGCGTTTGCTCATAAATTGGTGGAGACAACAGATCGTTTATTCACCTTTGCTACTGCCGAAGGTGGTTTCGCGGATTTCGTAAGAAATCGTATTGCGCCCATTTTTATGAGTTTGGCTTATAGAATTGAAAACGTACGTGAATATATGTTTCGCATCGTTTCGCAAACTACACTTAGTTATCATGAAAGCCCATTAAGTTCCGGAAAAGCAGGAACTGTTCAGGGTGGCGATCGCCTGCCATGGGCACCAGTTTCAGGCGCAGATAATTATGAGTCTCTTAAACAAATCTGCTGGCAGGTGCATATTTATGGA
This window of the Mucilaginibacter sp. PAMB04168 genome carries:
- a CDS encoding ABC transporter permease, whose translation is MKTLRFILQKEFRQISRDKTILAMMFFMPVFQLIIMPLAANFEVKNINVAYVDHDHSSYSQKLVNKIASSGYFRIIDAPLSYQSGLNLIEDGAADLVLEIPSGFERNLIREGSQKVNLSVDAINGTKSAIGGGYLLAVIADFNTSLDVNIKTPNSTVAPMQTIAVTSKNWFNPRAEYKYYMVPGILVLLLTLIGGFITALNIVREKEIGTIEQINVTPIKKWEFIVGKLVPFWIVGMIVFTLGLIVMYVVYGIFPAGSLLVLYLFAAVYLIALLGLGLLISTFADTQLQAMFIAFFFMMVFMLMSGLFTSTDSMPGWAKQLSNFTPVTHFITVVRLIVLKGSGMADVKWEFLYLIGFAIALNSLAILNYKKTN
- a CDS encoding acetyl-CoA carboxylase carboxyltransferase subunit alpha, with the protein product MQDIKTSFNFEKPIADLVHQIEKINQVAQKTGIDMSATLDDLNQKLEDTRHNIYQNLSGWNEVQMSRHPERPQTLDYINMVFEDFIELHGDRYVKDDRAIIGGFATLNGLTVMVIGHQKGRNTKERQHHNFGMANPEGYRKALRLMRLAEKFNKPVITLIDTMGAYPGIEAEERGQGESIARNIYEMSILRTPIICVVIGEGASGGAIGIGIGDRVYMLEHSWYSVISPESCSSILYRSWDQKEKAAEILKLTSKDMFNNKLIDGVIPEPLGGAHQDHAQMGRTLKEYLIRDIEHLNTIETDLLVQQRIDKFCAMGIVNE
- a CDS encoding phospholipase A, with the translated sequence MNRIHLIHSHISRVTLGIFLTFASLGANAQYLVTKDSVALILSKSPAFSIYKDNYLLTGTALNEKPSKYNSDVKFQFSFKQRLLNKPLVAGAYFYLTYTQKSFWDIYRSSSPFEETNYNPALQLIRPIFKNNSLSGVFSLSLEHESNGRDSINSRSWNYAGLTYAHIFSPSITGSLKVVLPFAIDDNPDIARYVGYSEAQFSWTIKKDKLLFDVLGRKGSKWDTKGSLMTGLSFKPRKNANQYLMLQWWQGYAESLIDYRISRSMLRFGIVIKPTLLRFY
- a CDS encoding FAD-dependent oxidoreductase, which translates into the protein MVQTEVLIIGAGPTGLALAIWLTKQGTKVRIIDKSSGPGETSRAMAVQARTLEFYRQMDMADEVVAAGYKTPAMNMWARGKRQAHIKLLDAGGDISPYPFVLVYPQDRHEKTLVERLRLLNVEVERQTEFISFQDKGDYVTAVLKHQDGQEETCEAKYLAACDGARSPIRHQIGSGFEGGTYKQLFYVADVTASGVDPAGEAQFAFDKSEFVLLMPYTSTNQYRIIGIVRDERAEHPENLTFEDVGHEAINGLHITIDKVNWFSTYRVHHRVTDNFRSGRAFLLGDAAHVHSPAGGQGMNTGIMDAINLAWKLTAVLKGQAPDSLLDSYEQERQAFAHKLVETTDRLFTFATAEGGFADFVRNRIAPIFMSLAYRIENVREYMFRIVSQTTLSYHESPLSSGKAGTVQGGDRLPWAPVSGADNYESLKQICWQVHIYGEANSDLKAWCDQRNIPLHIFAWDDLHHKAGLEKNAIYLLRPDTYVALADSLGSVEVLDKYFREREITLNV